In the Nostoc commune NIES-4072 genome, one interval contains:
- a CDS encoding pentapeptide repeat-containing protein, giving the protein MDVLDLYRRYAAGERDFSGADLSDIKLNIAKVRKYDSAMNNLSNINLSGANLTRADMRYVNFSGANLSYANLEIAILTSANLTNADLSNANLYCTDLDGAKLINANLRGAKLVSVRIHGVDLTGADLRSADFTGGGGMITFCNTIMPDGTVRTEYID; this is encoded by the coding sequence ATGGATGTTCTTGATTTGTACAGGCGGTACGCTGCTGGAGAAAGAGATTTTAGTGGGGCTGATTTGAGTGATATCAAGCTCAATATTGCTAAGGTTCGTAAATATGATTCCGCTATGAATAATCTCAGCAACATTAACTTGAGTGGTGCTAATCTGACTAGAGCCGATATGCGCTACGTAAACTTTAGTGGCGCAAACCTAAGTTATGCCAATCTGGAAATTGCTATCCTGACATCTGCTAACTTGACTAATGCTGATTTAAGTAATGCTAATTTGTATTGCACTGACTTGGACGGAGCCAAACTAATCAACGCTAATCTACGCGGAGCCAAACTGGTGTCTGTCAGAATACACGGTGTTGATTTGACTGGTGCTGATTTGAGAAGTGCTGATTTTACGGGTGGTGGGGGAATGATCACCTTTTGTAACACCATCATGCCGGATGGTACTGTCAGAACCGAATATATTGACTGA
- a CDS encoding pentapeptide repeat-containing protein: MTESELLERYAAGERDFSGVKLDSPRLRDAELPGINLSGAILFGAKLDRANLSGANLSHVNLGSAWLEEANLSGANLSHAVISDGVLSEADLSGANLSYADLTACPLDGANLNGANLTGTLIGNEPLLKGANLTDVDLSRARIDLPGGIENPRIEGAIFCNTTLPDGTKIISFF; this comes from the coding sequence ATGACTGAATCAGAATTGCTGGAGCGTTATGCTGCTGGGGAAAGAGATTTCAGTGGAGTAAAGCTGGATAGCCCCAGATTGAGAGATGCCGAATTGCCAGGGATTAATTTGAGTGGTGCAATCTTGTTTGGTGCCAAGCTGGACAGAGCCAATCTTAGTGGTGCCAACCTCAGTCATGTGAACTTGGGCAGTGCTTGGTTGGAAGAAGCTAATCTCAGTGGGGCTAACCTCAGTCATGCTGTTATATCCGATGGGGTTTTGTCTGAAGCTGACTTGAGTGGAGCTAACCTCAGCTATGCCGACTTGACTGCCTGTCCTTTGGATGGGGCTAACCTCAATGGGGCTAATTTGACTGGAACGCTCATCGGTAATGAACCGTTGCTCAAAGGAGCTAACTTGACTGATGTCGATCTGAGTCGAGCTAGAATTGACCTCCCTGGTGGGATCGAGAACCCAAGGATTGAGGGAGCTATTTTCTGTAATACCACTCTGCCAGATGGTACGAAGATCATTAGCTTTTTCTAA